tatgcaaacataatatatttctaaaacacttataatatatttatattacatgcataatttacttttaatacatagtgcaaatttatcataatattgctatgtatttttataaatgataataaataaaaaatatcgctaaaatcagtaattatttatgaaaagatactttttttagtaatttttacaTTCAATTTCAGCCAATGTAGGGATTATGTTGTGGGCTGAGATTGAAACTATGGGCTTGTTAGGTTAAAGGTTAAAAACCATGACTTCCTATATATCATGTTATATGTTGTGGGTGGAATCACCACTGattctatttattaattttctttattttatggaTCTTTTTTTCAacgtatttaaaaaataatatatttttatattaaggAGTAATTTAATcttaaacatttattttattcttaatgaacTGATTTTATTGCCCCAAAAAATATCATGATTTACTTAATACCACAAGTTTCTAAaggaatattattttcatcatttactTAATGGTTAAGGTGAGACCAAAGTATATATTGATCAGCCTATGTTGCTTCTAGACAAGGGTAACTCAACATAACTAGTGTTGGTAAAAGCTTATGTGCATTCGATATTCACATCAACTCAATAATTATATGAgagacatattttttttaaaattatatatatatatatatatattgttttatcaTTAAATCTTAAATAATAAATGTCGGTAAAATATTGTTGATTGATATTTACACCAACTCAATAAGTACacatgttttcatatacatTATTATCATGAAATcatatatagttatttaatttatgtattttcACCTCAAATGATAATTTAACTATGGTAAATTAGTGTAAATAGTTTTAACCATCATTAATGTTTCCTTACGTAACTATATAAAGAAATTGTCTTATAGCTCACCAATAAagtaactttatatatatataaattattatttagataaacaatgaaattatttaatttaaatccAAGTCAAACAGGGTCATTACTATTTCCAAGCCTAGAAAAATAATTGAGAAAGTAGTAAACAACCgtaaaaaataagagaaataaattGACAAATGTAGACTATTATATTGCTTCTTCATGAATCTCATTACATTAATCTAAAGAAATTCTAGGGTGTACAAAGTACCTCGTTGTTAGcacaaaaaacaaaacaaaaaaaaaaggaaaacaagaactACTGACAATgtatatattacttaattacaCTGACTATGTATAAATAACTTAAAACTTATTAATTAAACACGAGTATGTTATCTAGATCTTGTGCTACATTTTGGCGGGTAAATGGTACTTCCATTTAATGGTAACTTAAGCTTACAATTAAGGTGCAACCAGAATTTAACAGAACCAATAAACCCTAATCTCCATCTAGTCCTTGAACTCCCTTTAAGATCAAGAACCACTAATTTTTGATTTAATACCACCTCAGCATTTGCTCCTTCCTCTGTAGTCAACGCGATCGACGTTGACTCCACGGGATAATATAATGGGATTGAACTATTTTTAGGTACATCAAAAGGGTCAGCTCTTAAATAGGCAACTTTCACATCATGGAAATATAGTGTATAAATTGTCTCATAGAAACTTGCATGGGTTTTTACATTGCCATTTTCAGCATTGATCACAATTAAGGCCTTGATTGATAGGAGATTAGACATGTCATAGGCAAAAGTGTCTACATTTGCTCTTGTGACACTCATTTGTGGAACTTTTGGCCTAACGATCATGTATCCGATGAAGACGACGAGGCCGGTGATGATCACAGCTAGGGTTATGAAGGTGCAGAGTAGGGCAACA
This Solanum dulcamara chromosome 1, daSolDulc1.2, whole genome shotgun sequence DNA region includes the following protein-coding sequences:
- the LOC129882205 gene encoding NDR1/HIN1-like protein 12 gives rise to the protein MPKPVLGPERRTNPLIWCVALLCTFITLAVIITGLVVFIGYMIVRPKVPQMSVTRANVDTFAYDMSNLLSIKALIVINAENGNVKTHASFYETIYTLYFHDVKVAYLRADPFDVPKNSSIPLYYPVESTSIALTTEEGANAEVVLNQKLVVLDLKGSSRTRWRLGFIGSVKFWLHLNCKLKLPLNGSTIYPPKCSTRSR